A single region of the Nocardioides sp. W7 genome encodes:
- a CDS encoding aldehyde dehydrogenase family protein: protein MTTLLDPAAWSGRVFDGTWRAVPATLTTTEPATGTAVGTVGVATPDDVLSSVATARQTQRAWAAAGYHVRAGVLRRAAQVFSENAPEITDLFAREAGAPQRVAGPQAAISAEECFEAAALAAMPAGDLLRSMQPRLSMARRVPVGVVGVIAPFNSPILLALRAVAPALALGNAVVLKPDPRTAVVGGVLLARVFEAAGLPAGLLHVLPGGVDVGEAIVAHPDVPVLAFTGSTGAGKAIAAAAAANLKRTHLELGGNSASVVLEDADVDAAAAAGAWGSFRHAGQICMATGRHLVHESIAERYVARLAEVAAGLRLGDPARTDADVGPIIDATQRDRVHRMVTDSVAAGARLVTGGEPEGPFYRPTVLAGVPADAPAYRDEVFGPVASVVTFASDDEAVALASDTPYGLALGVFTRDVMRGLALAERIPAGLVHINDQTINDEPVAPFGGVGHSGNGARHGGHEANLEAFTELQWVTVRGSVPDYPW from the coding sequence CGACCGAGCCGGCCACCGGGACGGCGGTCGGCACCGTCGGCGTCGCCACCCCCGACGACGTGCTGTCGTCCGTGGCCACCGCCCGGCAGACGCAGCGCGCCTGGGCGGCCGCGGGCTACCACGTGCGGGCCGGCGTCCTGCGACGTGCGGCGCAGGTCTTCAGCGAGAACGCCCCCGAGATCACCGACCTGTTCGCCCGCGAGGCCGGTGCCCCGCAGCGGGTCGCCGGCCCCCAGGCGGCGATCTCGGCCGAGGAGTGCTTCGAGGCCGCGGCCCTGGCGGCCATGCCCGCCGGTGACCTGCTGCGCTCGATGCAGCCCCGGCTCTCCATGGCCCGCCGGGTGCCGGTCGGCGTGGTCGGCGTGATCGCGCCGTTCAACTCCCCGATCCTGCTCGCCCTGCGTGCCGTGGCGCCCGCCCTGGCCCTCGGCAACGCCGTCGTGCTGAAGCCCGACCCGCGCACCGCCGTGGTCGGCGGCGTGCTGCTGGCCCGGGTCTTCGAGGCGGCCGGTCTCCCGGCCGGCCTGCTGCACGTGCTGCCCGGCGGCGTCGACGTCGGCGAGGCGATCGTGGCCCATCCCGACGTGCCCGTTCTGGCCTTCACCGGGTCCACCGGGGCCGGCAAGGCGATCGCCGCCGCGGCTGCGGCGAACCTCAAGCGCACCCACCTCGAGCTGGGCGGCAACTCGGCCTCCGTCGTGCTGGAGGACGCGGACGTCGACGCGGCCGCCGCGGCCGGCGCGTGGGGCTCCTTCCGCCACGCCGGCCAGATCTGCATGGCCACCGGCCGGCACCTGGTGCACGAGTCGATCGCCGAGCGGTACGTCGCCCGGCTCGCCGAGGTCGCCGCCGGGCTCCGGCTCGGGGACCCGGCCCGCACCGACGCCGACGTGGGGCCGATCATCGACGCCACCCAGCGCGACCGGGTGCACCGGATGGTCACCGACTCCGTCGCGGCCGGCGCCCGGCTGGTCACGGGCGGCGAGCCGGAGGGCCCGTTCTACCGGCCGACCGTGCTCGCCGGTGTCCCGGCCGACGCACCGGCGTACCGCGACGAGGTGTTCGGCCCGGTGGCCTCCGTGGTCACCTTCGCCAGCGACGACGAGGCCGTCGCGCTGGCGAGCGACACGCCGTACGGCCTGGCGCTGGGGGTGTTCACGCGCGACGTGATGCGCGGCCTGGCCCTGGCGGAACGGATCCCCGCGGGGCTGGTGCACATCAACGACCAGACCATCAACGACGAGCCGGTGGCGCCCTTCGGCGGCGTCGGCCACTCGGGGAACGGGGCCCGGCACGGCGGCCACGAGGCCAACCTAGAGGCGTTCACCGAGCTCCAGTGGGTCACCGTTCGGGGCAGCGTGCCCGACTACCCGTGGTGA
- a CDS encoding enoyl-CoA hydratase/isomerase family protein, translated as MTEPVLHVETRGRVRWLTLNRPDRRNALNLELNEALVDAVMEADHDPEVYAIAITGTGKAFCSGADLSDAKTRADRGEAWYGPLHNRYRSLFEVMIDSRKPTLAVVNGPAVAGGFELALSCDLRVVADHAFFAVPESRRGRGAHYASVALPRMVPQGIAMEWLYSGRRIELAEAERWGLVNRTAPAEGLVEAAEELLASFTDSAPLSLQRLKLTYRRTESMDPHAAIRLDIGPDVYSSEDQKEGARSFLEKREPRWQGR; from the coding sequence ATGACCGAGCCCGTCCTCCACGTCGAGACCCGCGGCCGGGTCCGGTGGCTGACCCTGAACCGCCCGGACCGCCGCAACGCGCTCAACCTGGAGCTCAACGAGGCGCTGGTGGATGCGGTGATGGAGGCCGACCACGACCCCGAGGTCTACGCCATCGCCATCACCGGCACCGGGAAGGCGTTCTGCTCCGGTGCCGACCTGTCCGACGCCAAGACGCGGGCGGATCGGGGCGAGGCCTGGTACGGCCCGCTGCACAACCGGTACCGCAGCCTCTTCGAGGTGATGATCGACAGCCGCAAGCCGACCCTCGCGGTCGTCAACGGCCCGGCGGTGGCCGGTGGCTTCGAGCTGGCCCTGTCGTGCGACCTGCGGGTGGTGGCCGACCACGCCTTCTTCGCGGTGCCGGAGTCGCGCCGCGGTCGCGGCGCCCACTACGCCTCGGTCGCCCTGCCCCGGATGGTGCCCCAGGGCATCGCGATGGAGTGGCTCTACAGCGGTCGCAGGATCGAGCTGGCCGAGGCCGAGCGCTGGGGCCTGGTCAACCGCACGGCGCCGGCCGAGGGGCTCGTCGAGGCCGCCGAGGAGCTCCTGGCCTCCTTCACCGACTCCGCACCGCTGTCGTTGCAGCGTCTCAAGCTGACCTACCGGCGTACCGAGTCCATGGACCCGCACGCCGCCATCCGGCTCGACATCGGCCCCGACGTCTACTCCTCGGAGGACCAGAAGGAGGGCGCTCGCTCCTTCCTGGAGAAGCGGGAGCCGCGCTGGCAGGGCCGCTGA
- a CDS encoding helix-turn-helix domain-containing protein translates to MSQTTLDRETDSRRSVLGRAFDILECFTDGEPEQTIGSLCAKTDLPPATVHRMLANLAEWGAVERASRGRYRLGMRLWRLGWGVPGARTLKDIARPFLVDLHAACGELTLLASRDRDQVLVTDIIAGNAEARLQRLPRQLPMVGSAPGSVFLANIEPDEATRLVGTRGTVDFQFWQRMAEIRRNGVAVSRGTKPGSTGWVAAPVFDGAGAIRSTICVVVPTERLNTVGLSHAVHRAARAVSQGLSVAMPSAS, encoded by the coding sequence ATGAGTCAGACGACGTTGGACAGGGAGACGGACAGCCGTCGGTCGGTCCTGGGCCGGGCCTTCGACATCCTCGAGTGCTTCACCGACGGTGAGCCCGAGCAGACCATCGGCTCGCTGTGCGCGAAGACCGACCTCCCGCCGGCGACCGTGCACCGGATGCTCGCCAACCTCGCCGAGTGGGGCGCCGTCGAGCGGGCCTCCCGCGGGCGCTACCGCCTCGGCATGCGGCTGTGGCGGCTGGGCTGGGGCGTCCCCGGCGCCCGCACCCTCAAGGACATCGCTCGGCCGTTCCTCGTCGACCTGCACGCCGCCTGCGGCGAGCTGACCCTGCTGGCCTCCCGCGATCGCGACCAGGTGCTGGTCACCGACATCATCGCCGGCAACGCCGAGGCCCGGCTCCAGCGACTCCCGCGCCAGCTCCCGATGGTGGGCTCGGCGCCCGGCTCGGTGTTCCTGGCCAACATCGAGCCCGACGAGGCCACCCGGCTCGTCGGCACCCGCGGCACCGTCGACTTCCAGTTCTGGCAGCGGATGGCGGAGATCCGGCGCAACGGCGTGGCCGTCTCGCGCGGCACCAAGCCCGGCTCGACCGGCTGGGTCGCCGCCCCGGTCTTCGACGGTGCCGGTGCGATCCGCTCGACGATCTGCGTCGTGGTTCCGACCGAGCGGCTCAACACCGTCGGTCTCTCGCACGCCGTGCACCGCGCGGCCCGGGCGGTCAGCCAGGGTCTCTCGGTCGCGATGCCGTCCGCGAGCTGA
- a CDS encoding IclR family transcriptional regulator, whose translation MSVLDKTVQVIDVLGRASGPMRLGAVAEHVAMPKSSAHRLLAELAQLGLVRRAGEGEYALGYRLVQWGHLADRSVGLRSLAEPVMTELRDDVRESVHLYVRQDNHRVCVLSVEGPHTLRPVAVLGSPMPLGYGAAGKLLLAHADERVQLAVERELPEHRGRTLPTREELAAIRDRGVSVSIGEMEDGLTAVATPVRAPGGGVFAALAVASVTTRMPVERHSEIVTRLADAAGRISVAIGG comes from the coding sequence GTGTCCGTCCTCGACAAGACCGTCCAGGTCATCGACGTCCTCGGCCGGGCCTCCGGGCCGATGCGTCTGGGCGCGGTCGCCGAGCACGTCGCGATGCCCAAGTCGTCGGCACACCGGCTGCTGGCTGAGCTCGCCCAGCTCGGTCTGGTGCGCCGCGCCGGCGAGGGGGAGTACGCCCTCGGCTACCGGCTCGTGCAGTGGGGCCACCTCGCGGACCGCTCGGTGGGGCTGCGCTCGCTGGCCGAGCCGGTGATGACCGAGCTGCGCGACGACGTCCGCGAGAGCGTCCACCTCTACGTGCGCCAGGACAACCACCGGGTCTGCGTGCTGTCGGTCGAGGGCCCGCACACCCTGCGGCCCGTGGCGGTGCTCGGCAGCCCGATGCCGCTGGGCTACGGCGCCGCCGGCAAGCTGCTGCTCGCGCACGCCGACGAGCGGGTGCAGCTGGCGGTGGAGCGCGAGCTTCCGGAGCACCGCGGCCGGACGCTCCCCACCCGCGAGGAGCTCGCCGCCATCCGCGACCGCGGGGTCTCGGTGTCGATCGGTGAGATGGAGGACGGCCTCACGGCGGTGGCGACCCCCGTGCGGGCCCCCGGTGGGGGCGTCTTCGCCGCGCTCGCCGTGGCCAGCGTGACCACCCGGATGCCCGTCGAGCGGCACTCCGAGATCGTGACCCGACTGGCCGACGCGGCCGGCCGGATCAGTGTCGCCATCGGCGGCTGA
- a CDS encoding alpha/beta hydrolase: protein MPSLSKSETSKFVETPSGRIHLHEAGEGHAVVMLHGSGPGATGWSNFNPNLSHLAERFRVIAPDMPGWGESDPVSYEDRDHVTAAIQLLDALGIEKAAFVGNSMGGATSLKVAGRHPDRVSHLVTMGSGAPGPRVFSPGGGPTEGLKVLHRGYRDPSLENMRALCQIMAFDQAFATDELVQQRFDSCATHPEHIANFAAGLGRPRRGESTLEDIASIKAPAMIIHGRDDRVVHFEAGLRLVSTIENSRLVLLNRCGHWAQLEHAAEFNHLVRDFIDNAAPAGH from the coding sequence ATGCCATCCCTGTCGAAGAGCGAGACCAGCAAGTTCGTCGAGACGCCGAGCGGGCGGATCCACCTGCACGAGGCCGGTGAGGGTCACGCCGTGGTCATGCTGCACGGCAGCGGTCCGGGCGCGACCGGGTGGAGCAACTTCAACCCCAACCTGTCGCACCTCGCCGAGCGCTTCCGGGTGATCGCCCCGGACATGCCGGGCTGGGGCGAGTCGGACCCGGTCTCGTACGAGGACCGGGACCACGTCACCGCGGCGATCCAGCTGCTCGACGCCCTCGGCATCGAGAAGGCCGCCTTCGTCGGCAACTCGATGGGCGGCGCGACCTCCCTCAAGGTCGCCGGTCGGCACCCCGACCGGGTCAGCCACCTGGTGACCATGGGCTCGGGTGCCCCGGGCCCGCGGGTCTTCAGCCCCGGCGGCGGCCCGACGGAGGGCCTCAAGGTGCTGCACCGCGGCTACCGCGACCCGTCCCTGGAGAACATGCGGGCGCTGTGCCAGATCATGGCCTTCGACCAGGCGTTCGCCACCGACGAGCTCGTCCAGCAGCGCTTCGACAGCTGCGCGACGCACCCCGAGCACATCGCCAACTTCGCCGCCGGGCTCGGCCGCCCGCGGCGCGGCGAGTCCACCCTGGAGGACATCGCCTCGATCAAGGCGCCGGCCATGATCATCCACGGTCGCGACGACCGGGTCGTCCACTTCGAGGCCGGCCTGCGCCTGGTGTCGACGATCGAGAACTCGCGCCTGGTCCTGCTCAACCGCTGCGGCCACTGGGCCCAGCTCGAGCACGCGGCGGAGTTCAACCACCTCGTGCGCGACTTCATCGACAACGCAGCGCCCGCCGGGCACTGA
- a CDS encoding acyl-CoA dehydrogenase family protein has product MSELVDRIEELSEFLADQAEEADALGHLPDRTHKALREAGIVKALQPKDFGGTETHPREFFEAILAVGSRSASAGWVSSVVGVHSFELAQGTRAVQEEIWGEDPDTWVASPYAPIGRAKRTDGGWIFSGRWPFSSGTDLCDWVVLGGMLTDDEGAVRPDGLRHFILPRADYTILQDSWNVVGLKGTGSKDVVIDGAFVPDHRLIDPEDLGSGAAAAQAGRGDVPLYRMPFHSMFSGAITAGTLAAAEGALAAWVAYTKTRVSARGVTAATDPRQLHALGEAASDLQASRMQFLADIDRLYDVAESGRPIDLELRAEVRRNQVRVSRRAGDAVDRLVAHAGGSAMRMDNPIQRFWRDMHIALGHGANVAEPVYQASGTVVFGGEPPANVRM; this is encoded by the coding sequence ATGAGTGAGCTGGTTGACCGCATCGAGGAGCTCTCCGAGTTCCTCGCCGACCAGGCCGAGGAGGCCGACGCCCTCGGCCACCTGCCGGACCGGACCCACAAGGCGCTGCGCGAGGCGGGCATCGTCAAGGCGCTGCAGCCGAAGGACTTCGGCGGCACCGAGACCCACCCCCGGGAGTTCTTCGAGGCCATCTTGGCCGTCGGCTCGCGCTCCGCGTCCGCAGGCTGGGTCTCCTCGGTGGTCGGCGTGCACTCCTTCGAGCTCGCGCAGGGCACCCGGGCCGTCCAGGAGGAGATCTGGGGGGAGGACCCCGACACCTGGGTCGCCTCGCCGTACGCCCCGATCGGGCGAGCCAAGCGCACCGACGGCGGCTGGATCTTCAGCGGCCGCTGGCCCTTCTCCTCCGGCACCGACCTGTGCGACTGGGTCGTGCTCGGCGGCATGCTCACCGACGACGAGGGGGCGGTGCGACCCGACGGGCTGCGCCACTTCATCCTGCCGCGCGCCGACTACACGATCCTCCAGGACTCCTGGAACGTCGTGGGCCTCAAGGGCACCGGGAGCAAGGACGTCGTGATCGACGGCGCCTTCGTGCCCGACCACCGGCTCATCGACCCCGAGGACCTCGGGTCCGGAGCCGCCGCGGCCCAGGCCGGCCGGGGCGACGTACCGCTCTACCGGATGCCGTTCCACTCCATGTTCAGCGGCGCGATCACCGCGGGCACGCTCGCCGCGGCCGAGGGCGCCCTCGCCGCCTGGGTGGCTTACACCAAGACCCGGGTCTCGGCCCGCGGGGTCACCGCCGCCACCGACCCGCGCCAGCTGCACGCGCTCGGCGAGGCGGCCTCGGACCTCCAGGCCAGCCGGATGCAGTTCCTCGCCGACATCGACCGGCTGTACGACGTCGCCGAGTCGGGCCGGCCGATCGACCTCGAGCTGCGCGCCGAGGTGCGTCGCAACCAGGTCCGGGTCTCGCGCCGGGCCGGCGACGCCGTCGACCGCCTGGTCGCCCACGCGGGCGGCTCGGCGATGCGGATGGACAACCCGATCCAGCGCTTCTGGCGCGACATGCACATCGCCCTCGGTCACGGCGCCAACGTCGCCGAGCCCGTCTACCAGGCCTCCGGGACCGTCGTCTTCGGCGGCGAGCCGCCGGCCAACGTCCGGATGTGA
- a CDS encoding ABC transporter substrate-binding protein: MNTSKHSIRIPALVVAAVAALTLSACGGDDSSAASGGTDSIKIAVFPSFNALGAHAADIEGTFEKQGLDVEFVTVATPAEATPQLLGGKVDFALMDVTTPVIARSEGVPVVMVAPGATGTALNADGMGVGNFWVTKDSDIKSVADIQDATFGIPQTKSQIWVDVRTVVDSEGGDSGKIEFVEVPNTIAALKSGSVDVVTTAEPAGTATLADPDLKRLSGFVSGGEGEVAYTYVTSDKFAKSNAETVDKFATAILDANKLLNADPKLPAEIAATYVDAPPALLEKAVYQKFGEEPIDAEIVEAGIARVLRYDLIAEEDAPDVDDLLADD; encoded by the coding sequence ATGAACACCAGCAAGCACTCGATCCGGATCCCGGCCCTCGTCGTCGCGGCAGTCGCGGCCCTCACGCTCTCCGCCTGTGGCGGAGACGACAGCTCGGCGGCCTCCGGCGGCACCGACTCGATCAAGATCGCCGTCTTCCCGAGCTTCAACGCCCTCGGCGCGCACGCCGCCGACATCGAGGGGACCTTCGAGAAGCAGGGCCTCGACGTCGAGTTCGTCACCGTGGCCACCCCGGCCGAGGCGACGCCCCAGCTGCTCGGCGGCAAGGTCGACTTCGCCCTGATGGACGTCACCACCCCGGTGATCGCCCGCAGCGAGGGTGTCCCGGTCGTCATGGTGGCTCCCGGCGCGACCGGCACCGCCCTGAACGCCGACGGCATGGGCGTCGGCAACTTCTGGGTCACCAAGGACAGCGACATCAAGTCCGTCGCGGACATCCAGGACGCCACCTTCGGCATCCCGCAGACCAAGAGCCAGATCTGGGTCGACGTCCGCACGGTGGTCGACTCCGAGGGCGGCGACTCCGGCAAGATCGAGTTCGTCGAGGTGCCCAACACGATCGCGGCCCTCAAGTCCGGCAGCGTCGACGTGGTCACGACCGCCGAGCCCGCCGGCACCGCCACCCTCGCCGACCCGGACCTCAAGCGTCTGTCGGGCTTCGTGAGCGGCGGCGAGGGCGAGGTCGCCTACACCTACGTGACGAGCGACAAGTTCGCGAAGTCCAACGCCGAGACCGTCGACAAGTTCGCGACCGCGATCCTGGACGCCAACAAGCTGCTCAACGCCGACCCGAAGCTGCCGGCCGAGATCGCCGCGACGTACGTCGACGCACCGCCGGCCCTGCTGGAGAAGGCCGTCTACCAGAAGTTCGGCGAGGAGCCGATCGACGCCGAGATCGTCGAGGCAGGGATCGCCCGCGTGCTGCGCTACGACCTGATCGCCGAGGAGGACGCCCCCGACGTGGACGACCTCCTCGCGGACGACTGA
- a CDS encoding ABC transporter permease — translation MGAVIARTSTDAGATTPAPAGAAPDDAARRRSRAARGATVVSLAQKTCALLVALVVWHVFAKTGGSAAGVPTPLELVDTGSGMVTTGDYWSAVGNTLTSALIGFALSVLIAVPIGLLNGSFPAMERSTRFVIDFGRTIPGVAILPVVLLLFGSNRSMVLILVMFSAVWPMLVQATYAAQQLSPQMRQVATSFRLSRTSRIRDIYLPSALPFLMTGLRISATISLLITISSEFLGGAPGLGQRLYSTLTVNDNDRMFVYVVTAALLGVALNFLLVAAQRRVLWWHPSEREKNR, via the coding sequence ATGGGTGCAGTGATCGCTCGGACGTCCACCGACGCGGGGGCCACCACCCCCGCGCCGGCGGGCGCCGCACCCGACGACGCGGCGCGCCGGCGCTCCCGGGCCGCACGCGGCGCCACGGTGGTGTCGCTCGCGCAGAAGACCTGCGCGCTGCTCGTCGCCCTCGTGGTCTGGCACGTGTTCGCCAAGACCGGCGGCTCGGCCGCCGGGGTGCCGACGCCGCTCGAGCTGGTCGACACCGGGTCGGGCATGGTCACCACCGGTGACTACTGGTCGGCGGTCGGCAACACGCTCACCTCGGCACTCATCGGGTTCGCGCTGTCGGTGCTGATCGCTGTACCGATCGGTCTGCTCAACGGCTCCTTTCCCGCCATGGAGCGCAGCACCCGCTTCGTGATCGACTTCGGGCGCACCATCCCCGGTGTCGCGATCCTGCCGGTCGTGCTGCTGCTCTTCGGCTCGAACCGGTCGATGGTCCTGATCCTGGTGATGTTCAGCGCCGTGTGGCCGATGCTGGTGCAGGCGACGTACGCCGCCCAGCAGCTGTCGCCGCAGATGCGCCAGGTCGCCACGTCGTTCCGGCTCAGCCGCACCAGCCGGATCCGGGACATCTATCTCCCCTCGGCGCTGCCGTTCCTGATGACCGGGCTGCGCATCTCCGCGACGATCAGCCTGCTGATCACGATCTCCTCGGAGTTCCTCGGTGGTGCCCCGGGCCTCGGCCAGCGGCTCTACAGCACGCTGACCGTCAACGACAACGACCGAATGTTCGTCTACGTCGTCACCGCAGCCCTCTTGGGCGTCGCGCTGAACTTCCTGCTCGTGGCGGCCCAGCGGCGAGTGCTGTGGTGGCACCCCTCCGAGAGGGAGAAGAACCGATGA
- a CDS encoding ABC transporter permease translates to MNVIRRVLWELWLPVLLVAVWWFASANSTSFYFPPLADIADEFVEIWFFEGIQNEIWPSVQRLAMGFGIAVVVGVVLGMVLGVVGWLENAVRPIVEFLRATPGVAVLPVMVLLLGLGTSMKVGIIALVATWPILLNTIDGVRSVEPVLRQVAASHRLKMSDRIRFIILPNAAPQIFAGARTALAISVVAMVISEMVGTPGGVGYFILDAQRSFNTVAMWTGIIALGILGYLLNKLFAIVEGRTLAWHRGMTAHNNGGK, encoded by the coding sequence ATGAACGTCATTCGCCGCGTCCTGTGGGAGCTGTGGCTCCCCGTGCTGCTGGTGGCCGTCTGGTGGTTCGCCAGCGCCAATAGCACCAGCTTCTACTTCCCGCCGCTCGCCGACATCGCCGACGAGTTCGTCGAGATCTGGTTCTTCGAGGGCATCCAGAACGAGATCTGGCCCAGCGTTCAGCGCCTGGCCATGGGCTTCGGCATCGCCGTCGTGGTCGGCGTCGTGCTGGGCATGGTCCTCGGGGTCGTGGGCTGGCTGGAGAACGCCGTCCGCCCGATCGTGGAGTTCCTGCGCGCCACCCCCGGTGTCGCCGTCCTCCCCGTCATGGTGCTGCTGCTCGGCCTCGGCACGAGCATGAAGGTCGGCATCATCGCGCTGGTCGCGACCTGGCCGATCCTGCTCAACACGATCGACGGCGTCCGCTCCGTGGAGCCGGTGCTGCGCCAGGTGGCCGCGAGTCACCGGCTCAAGATGAGCGACCGGATCCGGTTCATCATCCTGCCCAACGCGGCGCCCCAGATCTTCGCGGGTGCCCGGACGGCCCTGGCGATCTCGGTGGTCGCGATGGTGATCTCGGAGATGGTCGGCACCCCCGGCGGCGTCGGCTACTTCATCCTCGACGCCCAGCGCAGCTTCAACACCGTGGCCATGTGGACCGGCATCATCGCGCTCGGCATCCTCGGGTACCTGCTCAACAAGCTCTTCGCCATCGTCGAGGGCCGGACGCTCGCATGGCACCGCGGCATGACCGCGCACAACAACGGAGGAAAGTGA
- a CDS encoding ABC transporter ATP-binding protein, with translation MTVTTENTAGKPAASSDTPVIQVQGLGHAYGPRQIFEALEFSVGQGEFVCIVGPSGVGKTTLLQSLTGLLQPSQGAVVFEGKTVKSPPEGLAIVFQDYSRSLMPWLSVLDNVALPLRSMGIKKAERIRLATEALTEVGLRDVTGAYPWQLSGGMQQRVAIARALACQPRAIVMDEPFASVDAQTRSELEDLVLRVRDHLGITVMLVTHDIDEAVYLADTVLVLSGKPATVAAMIPVDLPVPRHQLDTKALPKFAELRTEVYRLIKKSVAPSAPA, from the coding sequence ATGACCGTGACCACCGAGAACACCGCGGGGAAGCCCGCCGCCAGCTCGGACACCCCGGTGATCCAGGTCCAGGGCCTGGGCCACGCCTACGGTCCACGACAGATCTTCGAGGCTCTGGAGTTCTCGGTCGGTCAGGGCGAGTTCGTCTGCATCGTCGGCCCGTCCGGCGTCGGCAAGACCACGCTGCTGCAGAGCCTCACCGGCCTGCTGCAGCCCAGCCAGGGCGCCGTCGTCTTCGAGGGCAAGACCGTCAAGTCACCGCCGGAGGGCCTGGCGATCGTCTTCCAGGACTACAGCCGCTCGCTGATGCCGTGGCTCTCCGTCCTGGACAACGTGGCGCTGCCGCTGCGGTCGATGGGGATCAAGAAGGCCGAGCGCATCCGGCTCGCCACCGAGGCCCTGACCGAGGTCGGTCTGCGCGACGTGACGGGGGCCTACCCCTGGCAGCTCTCGGGCGGCATGCAGCAGCGGGTCGCCATCGCGCGGGCCCTGGCCTGCCAGCCGCGGGCGATCGTCATGGACGAGCCGTTCGCCTCGGTCGACGCGCAGACGCGCTCCGAGCTGGAGGACCTGGTCCTGCGGGTGCGCGACCACCTCGGCATCACGGTGATGCTGGTGACCCACGACATCGACGAGGCCGTCTACCTGGCCGACACGGTGCTCGTGCTCTCCGGCAAGCCGGCGACCGTCGCCGCGATGATCCCCGTGGACCTGCCGGTGCCGCGGCACCAGCTGGACACCAAGGCGCTGCCGAAGTTCGCCGAGCTGCGCACCGAGGTCTACCGGCTCATCAAGAAGTCGGTCGCTCCCTCGGCGCCGGCCTGA
- a CDS encoding flavin reductase, with protein METSHSFDPALFRETLGHYPTGVAVVTAIDDTGRPVGMVVGSFTSVSLDPPLVAYLPTRSSGSYARLRTSRHFCVNVLAADQQDLCGRFASRAEDKFEGVEWEPAAEGSPVLAGAVGWIECEVTEELDGGDHVIVVGRVLDLAVQRPTLPLLFFQGGYGRFALPSPVASSDPELIESAQMAEVVRGPLEALARELGADCSVMARVGDEAVFVSVTSRGGHEAGSLAVGHRIPLIPPVGTVFCAQAPDDEVERWLSRAKASDEDRASFRKNLAAVRRHGYSLSLVPQVSTDRVALMSDYSGVDVMPVHERRIRQMISESASLYEPVLDPDQTHDLHSVIVPMPTDEEQTRLALRLSGLPHGATVERVEEWIAALSRVAHEGAALLRERAGRAAAARP; from the coding sequence ATGGAGACCTCCCACTCGTTCGACCCGGCGCTGTTCCGGGAGACGCTCGGTCACTACCCGACCGGCGTCGCGGTCGTCACCGCGATCGACGACACCGGCCGGCCGGTGGGGATGGTCGTCGGGTCCTTCACCTCGGTGTCCCTCGACCCGCCGCTGGTGGCCTACCTGCCGACGCGCTCGTCGGGCAGCTACGCGCGGCTGCGCACCAGCCGGCACTTCTGCGTCAACGTCCTCGCGGCCGACCAGCAGGACCTCTGCGGCCGCTTCGCCTCGCGGGCCGAGGACAAGTTCGAGGGCGTCGAGTGGGAGCCCGCCGCCGAGGGGTCGCCCGTGCTGGCCGGCGCGGTGGGCTGGATCGAGTGCGAGGTCACCGAGGAGCTCGACGGCGGCGACCACGTGATCGTGGTCGGCCGGGTCCTCGACCTGGCCGTCCAGCGGCCGACGCTGCCGCTGCTGTTCTTCCAGGGCGGCTACGGCCGGTTCGCCCTGCCCTCGCCGGTCGCGAGCTCGGACCCCGAGCTGATCGAGAGCGCCCAGATGGCCGAGGTGGTCCGCGGGCCGCTCGAGGCACTCGCCCGTGAGCTCGGTGCCGACTGCAGCGTGATGGCCCGGGTCGGTGACGAGGCGGTCTTCGTGTCGGTCACCAGTCGGGGTGGCCACGAGGCGGGCAGCCTGGCGGTGGGCCACCGGATCCCGCTGATCCCCCCGGTCGGCACGGTCTTCTGCGCGCAGGCCCCGGACGACGAGGTCGAGCGCTGGCTGAGCCGCGCCAAGGCCTCCGACGAGGACCGGGCCAGCTTCCGCAAGAACCTCGCCGCCGTACGCCGGCACGGCTACTCGCTCTCCCTGGTGCCCCAGGTCTCGACCGACCGGGTCGCGCTGATGAGCGACTACTCCGGGGTCGACGTGATGCCCGTCCACGAGCGCCGGATCCGCCAGATGATCTCCGAGAGCGCCTCGCTCTACGAGCCGGTGCTCGACCCGGACCAGACCCACGACCTGCACTCGGTGATCGTCCCGATGCCGACCGACGAGGAGCAGACCCGGCTCGCGCTGCGGCTCTCCGGGCTGCCGCACGGTGCCACCGTCGAGCGGGTCGAGGAGTGGATCGCGGCGCTGTCCCGGGTCGCCCACGAGGGCGCGGCCCTGCTGCGCGAGCGCGCCGGCCGCGCCGCCGCGGCCCGACCGTAG